The Erigeron canadensis isolate Cc75 chromosome 4, C_canadensis_v1, whole genome shotgun sequence genome window below encodes:
- the LOC122597083 gene encoding uncharacterized protein LOC122597083 translates to MTFPSSSSSSSSSSSNSWILSMKSLLITTGVISIAYLVTKLFIPLMLNFAITDLPATWSIIISWLKPPYLYIILNIIIISIYASTHFQNNNNHDINYNQNQYQNQVVNVSQPNHGVGPVVTEPSYDIEPIVEPKRVVYETKRVIVDDGRPVVMSGGLEVDGVNEENENNVTTWQNMSQGDVIVSRQLSNRRIKVELELDIPIRDKRLLSSRFAQSRKQTKATSPEGTRALRVLRPKKHESMETTWKMITDGRQMPLNRDLKKSDTFKNDNVALNVSTSSVKSKVVKKSETFKDRTNYENENQYLQPNSSGENLKKEGSLSHDELNKRVEAFIKKFNDDMKLQRQQSLNKHKEKVNRGAH, encoded by the exons ATGACATTcccgtcatcatcatcatcatcatcatcatcatcaagcaACTCATGGATTCTTTCAATGAAATCTTTGTTAATCACCACCGGCGTGATATCTATCGCATATTTGGTAACAAAACTCTTCATTCCTTTAATGCTCAATTTTGCAATAACAGACCTCCCAGCCACTTGGTCCATTATCATTTCTTGGCTTAAACCACCTTATCTTTACATTATACtcaatataattattatctCTATTTATGCCTCAACGCATTTCCAAAATAACAACAACCATGACATTAATTATAATCAAAACCAATACCAAAACCAGGTGGTTAATGTTAGCCAACCGAACCATGGTGTGGGTCCAGTTGTGACCGAACCAAGTTACGATATCGAGCCGATAGTCGAACCTAAACGTGTAGTGTATGAGACTAAACGtgttattgttgatgatggtCGGCCAGTGGTGATGAGTGGTGGTTTAGAAGTTGATGGAGTAAATGAAGAAAATGAGAATAATGTTACCACGTGGCAGAATATGTCACAGGGTGACGTCATTGTTTCTCGTCAACTTTCTAACAGAAGGATTAAAGTTGAATTGGAGCTTGATATTCCGATCAGAGATAAACGACTTCTTTCTTCCAGATTCGCCCAATCACGCAAACAGACAAAAGCAACTAGTCCGGAAG GCACGAGAGCGTTGAGAGTGCTAAGGCCAAAAAAGCATGAATCAATGGAAACTACATGGAAGATGATAACGGACGGGCGTCAAATGCCATTAAATAGGGACCTAAAGAAATCCGACACGTTCAAGAACGATAACGTCGCGCTCAATGTTTCAACTAGCAGTGTAAAATCGAAGGTTGTGAAAAAATCCGAGACGTTTAAGGACCGAACAAATTACGAAAACGAGAACCAGTATTTGCAGCCAAACTCATCAGGagaaaatttgaagaaagaagggTCATTGAGTCATGATGAGTTAAACAAACGAGTTGAAGCGTTTATAAAGAAGTTTAATGATGACATGAAATTACAACGACAACAGTCCCTAAATAAGCATAAGGAGAAGGTTAACCGTGGGGCACATTAG